AAGAAAGGGACTTTAGACAATCAATAAACTCTTTAAGCTCTACATCTATAGTTAAGGCACTTGGCCAGACGCAAAGTGGAATAAGCCTAAAAAAAAGCTTCTACATCTGACATATCTCATTTGATTGCTTTTTACTATcggttatttttttccaaaattatttccCAATTGTATTTTGTTAATTAGTGTTTCATTACAATTTTTGTTGCTACTCGTATTAATACAACGGCAGAATTTACTAATTCAATATCTCTTATTTGTTCAGTGGAATACACGTTACTATCCTAAAGAAGCCTAGACTATTTAGggtattattcaaaaaccAAAACCATCACATTATTGAACTTTACCATTAAGGGTCATTTGTGACATTATTTACTGTTTTTTTCGTAttactttaaattttaaatcttgtTTTACACTATCCCCATAGAGATCATCCATCTCTCAAAAGATTATCAAATCAGCTTAATTCTTCTCCTTTTTTTTGGTCATTTTATAAAAACTACTCTAGGTAACAACACTCTCATTGTCATCTCTGTAGCTTTTGCAAAATCTCTCTACTTAAAGTTTAACGAACCGAcagaataattttgaagtattataatatttttttttcttttgggACCCTGAAGTAGcctattattaatagtaataagcttttttttatcagtGGAGTGCCTACGATTGATAGTATTCTCCATTTTAGTTCTATTCAATATctgttatattttattttttttttgaagatttttatttgcaaaatttattgatattttaataacttaggatttacatttaaagtttgattcttttttattggTTTTTCTCTGATTGTCCAATAATAGcatattaaattcattgaaaAGACGTATATTATACcaaaaaaagagaattaTAGTCATTAGCCTTCCCTTGCACTACAGTTTACacatttttctaatttaaattttctgaaagaaattaaaagtttgaaataaagaaaaaaaaatagataaatatttttaaaattactaaaatatatttatttattctattCAGCCCCAACTAggagtattttttttctcgtATTTATTTAGTCATAAATATCTTAAAACGATAAGAAACTTCGAcatataatttttgaatttaatcatttacaaaacaaatataaaagagAATGTCTGAAAGTACGGTAGATTATGAGCCTGAAATTTCTCCATCATTAAAAGTTATTAAATCAGTTACTCGGACTGATTCTGAAAAATCTCTATCTAAATCAGATAATTGTGAATCTGAAAATACTTTAGTGTCACAATATTCCCCATCGGATTCAAATCAAGATTTAGAAAAGCATAGCAAAGTTTTGGAGCAATTAGCTAGCACTAATAAAATTACTGTCAGAATTAATTGGAATTATAGCAtagatgatattaatgataaaaaaaataactatGAACATAACtcagataataatagtaatgaaattattaccaatatcaaaaatcagcatattgaattaattaCTCAAATTGAAAGTTTGATTAAATCATCAAGAGGTATGCTAATAGAAACATCTGCGATAGAGGATTATGAGTTTTTATCAGATAAGAGAAgattagaatttttaaaagaaaatattaatatatttaccTTTGAACAAGGCTCTAAGGAGTTCGCAAGTTCAGCAAAGAATAAATCTGATTCTGGTACATACACTTATCATGTTGTTTTGCAAGGCCAGACAAAAAAATCGGAAATCTTTGacaaattatcaaatgatATCAAAAATGTCCTGATAGAGTCTGAAAATTTAGTTCAAAGGTGGTCTATAAGCATTAATAAGCATGCATTAACTCATCCAGGCAACCTTTATATTAGAGGAATTCCAAAAGATTTAACTATTGATGATCTGAAACCTATATTTGATACATTTGGTAAAGTTCTATCGTTAAAGATAATATGTGACTTAATTACCGGTGAGTCGTTAGGTTACGGTTTCATATCGTTTAAACTTGGGTCGGAAGCTTCAAAttgtattaataaattaaatggtACAGCCATGAATGGCTCTAccttatttattaattatcaTGTGGAAAGGAAAGAAAGAGAGAAGGTCTTTTGGAACAACTTCAAGGAAAATAACGATGATAATAAGTTTAAGGGAATATTTATTGgaaatattccaaaatataaaaataacaaacaACTTGTAACAACGAAGGAAATAATAGAGAAAATTACAAAGTATTTGGAAGATGTTGTGCCAAATGCCtcaattatatcattttattttccaaagcAGTGTCCTCCAAATGTTGGAGATAATCCACAAATTGAAGGCTTAGATAAAAtcaaagatgaagaaaatagaaataagGAAGATGTGGAAGATGATGACACAATCACAGATGATGATTCCACCGCTGTGGTTTCGAAACAGAATAGTGATTCATTACCATtcgatgatgatgaaactTTGAAAGGCTATGggtttattaaatttcaagAGCATGAGCATGCTATTGATGCTATGActaaattagaagatttaCGTTTGTttggtaataaattaataattaacaAGGCCATTCAAAgtaaatattacaaaaattttaatggCTTTGTTCCAAGATTGGAGGCACGTCATTCTGAACCATTTTCAACTAGATCTGATTACCCATTACCCAGGAGGAGAGCTTCAGATAATACATTCGTATCGCGgaattctaattcaatgTTTCCTCCTAACGCAACATTTTTCCAAGGTCAACCAAATATCATCGCACCaacattttttgaaaacaCAATACCACCTGCATTCTTAACACCTTTTGGGCACTTAACACTCCCAAATAATGGAATGCCCATTAGCAGTACAACGCAAACGCAAACCTCTACAAGCACAACTGCCACTACACCACCTTTAGATCCACTCTTTATACCCAACCAAATCATGCCTAGGAAATCATATATTAGCCCGTTTTATTCTTATGGTAATATGGCAGCTCTGAATAATGGATATATGCCTAACACTATTGCATATACTTCTGGTGGTAATACTTCCCCCGATAGagttgaaaatgaaataaaagttAATAGTAactctaataataatgcaagCTCAGGAAATAATCTAAACGTTAgtattaataacaataattctaatagtaacaataataataacaataatagtaatggcaatggtaataataatagtaatagtaataaaagCCATGGCCATAAGAATATTCACCACAATCATAGTCACAGCACTAATAATATCAGAAATAGCATATCTATGATTCATTTGAACCAGCAGGGCCAATTACGCCCTTCGCAAGATCAAACTGTATATCAAACTTTTGCATTCAATAACCATAATAATGGAAATGCCagcaataatattatcacTACTAATAATCACAGCAATGGCATCCATTCagcaaataattcaaacaataataacatgGGCCATAATAATATGCATAATaacttaaataataatgttatgaataatttgaacacgaatatcaataataatggaatGTCTAACATTTCTAATATGAGAAAGTATAGTATTCCATCACCTACTAATGACCAACaagaatcaaatatatatattaagcATTTGCCATTAAGTTGGGTAGATCAcgatttatataaattttatgaaaaatttgggCCAGTTATAAGTGCAAAGATTATTACTGTTGGTGGTAGTAAGATAAAAGCAAACAATCCCACAAATAATGCTGTTAATGgtaatgaaaaagatgCTGGGCATCTTGAGTTACCAATTGGTGCTTCTAAGGGATACGGgtttgtttattttaagAATCCACTTGATGCGTCTAAGGCAGTTATGTCAACAGACGgcattaaattatttgatgatcATATTTTATCAGTGTCCTTTGCCCAAAAGaaggataaaaaatttaaaaataaattctttattaactTTGATTTCTTAACTTTAAAAagcaaatattaaaaaaaatactagaAACTATgtaaaaaattctaaatcagCACTTTTTGTTACATATATACACCTATATACGGCAGCATGTAAGATTAATGTCAATATGTATCTTAATGTGTACAAACGACTGTTATATTGGTTTTCTGTagttaaagaaattaagaaatataagaAAGTGTAGGAAGTGaataattaaagaataagtatattaaaaataaatgcaGAAAAAATAGAGTACAAAATACGGGATACAAAAAATCATATAGTTATGTAAAATTGTAAAGTCTTTTATTCCATCTTTGGAAGAAGTGatagtataataattaaataacaTCAGCTTTACCTAAAACTTCCCATTTTTCTACTGGACCTTCACATCTAACTATCTTAAAAGTTCCTGGTAAGCCCCAGGATTGGAATGGTATGTGGTCGAATGACCAAgattgaatttgatttttattattcgtATTATCTATTGCAGCTAGCTCAACATCTAAAGAATCCTCAATTCTTTGTTGAATAACTTTAACAAATGCGGGGCTAATTGAATAACTGTCAGAATATAGGAGTGAAACATGAGGATTAAATTCCTCATGTAACCATTTCATAGCTTTATCTCTTGCAGTAATGACTTCATTAGTTGCTGTAATTGTAGTATCTCTTTCAACGTATAATTCTCTCATAATTTGAGCTATACTgtaaagatatttatttggaGTACATTCAAGGACAACCTTTctgaaatatttcttgCCTATGCTACAACCATTTAATGATACTAATGGtaatatatactttttccttgaagaagaatattGATCTTGAAAAGAATATGAAGAATCCGAACTCAACCTGATTGAGGATGGTGtatgattatttgaagttgaactgttagtattattatttatatttagcaatggtttaattgaattgatCGAGGCAACGCATGAcgttaaaattttattcacatcatcatcattattacaGATTAAATTAGATGTGATAGTAATATGAGGTTCGAAAACAGGGGAGCTTGGGAATAATGACTGTAAAGAGacaattaattgatttaaagaTTCATATGTGGGTGAAGAACGAGGTGGACAAAACCAAAGCGCGATAGCCATTTGAAATACTGAGGTAATAATGTGTAATGTCTATACAaaataagaagaaattcTTAACTTTTGGTGTGTTGAAGAATCctattttgtaaatatttacttCTATCAAGTTTTTTAAAGCCTTCCTATTTTCCAGCCCGTTCAGAAATGTTAAATcgattaaaataattagtCCGATTGATGTGGAGAAGGTAGGAAACAAAATAAGCAAAATTAGGTTTGAGACAAATCTGAAATGTTGAACTCCAGCTTTAACAGGATAACtagatatttatacatttttaataaaacatttaatatttatgcTATatgttttgaattttaataaaatgaagaatGTTCAAAAGTGGCACACAGTGAGGCAATACGAAAGAACATAAGTAAGATTTGTAATCTCTCCCATAACGtgtaaatataattgaagTATTCCTATGAATTGGAAACAGTTACTTATCTATAGCATCTCTTTGTATATTTCACATACAAATGTGAGAGGAAAACTATTAGGAGGGATATCATTATAACCAAGAAATGTATCTTTGAAATGATAAGGAATGAGTATATCTCACTTTCTCAAAGCTAAGGGCTTCTGGTTAACTATATTTATGTATATATCACCTCGTTTGAGAAACTAAAAAATGTTATTTAACTACTTGAGCCTCATTAATGTTGTccttatttatttactttaGTTGTACAATTATTGTTACCAAAGTTGTTTGATAGTCCTCTTTTTTTCGTAGAAAGTAGATTCataattgtttattatttctgtTACATCCGACTGGAAAATggttatattaataatcttttttgACAACAACTTGTTTTAATTGGGGAAGTATGATATATATGTGTATCTCTATCTGGTTCTCttttatagatattttgcatttttttACCACAAAATTTTCCTAAGTAAATGATTactattataaataataattattgcTATTTCTAAAAGTctgtttttaatttaatattattacttataaattatttctgTTTTTGAATTAGGTATTCACggttttaaaaaatctaaaCATAAgctaaaatattcaaaatgtCACATATTCTTCTCTggtattttaaatttaaaaactcTGAGCATCggtttttaaaaaattttgatacTATAAACATATCTCTTTTAATAGCTCTTATTATTCAACATTATGTCTATTTCTTCTCTTTTGgtcatcttttaaattaatccaaaaataaagtagGAGGTATGTACAGAAACTCAATCACCATTTTCTTAGGAAGCAAGGCATTATTTACTTTCTTTCCGTTATTGAATATGCACAATAGAAACGAACATATATACtcaaatatcttttatctCTGGTAATACTAAACTTGTACATGTTATGACATAGACTTCTCAAATTATCCTTTAGCTTATTTCTATTTGCCCttgtatttaatatataaaaaagtGGATTTTGTCCAAAATAAGTAgcaaattctttaattttacatTAACTTGTTCTTTGttcttaataaatttgtttttaaagCGCCTCAAGATTAGCAAAAATCTTGAAGagtaattatttttttcaaccaCAATTTAGTCAGTTGTTATATTTCCTCTACTAGCTCCTCGTAGGGCcaatattcaaaatctGAAATgtcttttttattgtttccAGCACAAATACTAACTAAGAAGAATTGTCaacttaattttttttatattgtttCTGCCAATTCTgttattttcttatttttggTCATTCATTTGTTGTGCACGTTATACGATATTAGTGTAAAGGCTTAGTATCTATTGAAATTGTTTCtgcttttaaatttaagaaaCGAGAAATGTAATTAAAAACCTAGAAAGGTGAACATCTTTTGAACCAGATTGCagtaatattaaagaagaaattgagGATTATGGTGTTGATTTcggaaaaaaatttatttaatgcaTATACTTTGAAAATACCAAACTGTCAGAAATTTATTAGCAAGGTATGACGGTTAAGTGATATTAAGCTTAAAGAGTTGCCATATAATAGTAGATATAGAAATTgttattgaataaatatactATAAATTATGTGTGCTACATGAGAAATAACAGTAAACTTGAATATCTTTggaaatttgataaattttgtaactcaaaacaatttatttctgttttttctaaataagGTTATTCCGAGTTCTAGCagtaatattgaattttgaaTTCGCTAGTAATACTTTATAGCTACTTAAAAAATCCAGTATCTGTACAACCTATcattgtttaataatttttaagtTTCAACTATTCTGACTTTACGgtattatttacaataaACTAATAAAGGACTCTagggaaaaaataaaatgcaTACTTACCAgttatttagaattttaCTTAGTAGAAATAAGCACTTTTTTCTGTTAAGCATTTGAGAAGCATTTTACTGTTCAACAAAGAAAACTATCATAGATATTTATGTGTATATAAACGATTAAATAGATATattatgatatttttatagttTGGTACCTTAAgtttaaatgatgataagCAAAAATGAAGTTTTTACTGTAATGAATGAGCTTACTAAAAGATTCGTTAATTTGGAAACATTTGCGTAGcaatttttggaaaatctaaataaattctttcTATCAGATTCCAAAGGATATGCAAAGGGTTCAAATTAGGCACAAAATCTAGAAACTTATATGGAGTTactttttaaaagatttttaCTGTTGGGTTTTGTCTAGGTTGTGGACTTTTAGCTGTATACATGTATTGCAGAGTAATGCTGGCGCGAAATTACTGTGTGTTAACGACGCAAactataatatatacacCAGTGATAAGGATGTcagtgaaaaatatttaatataaaataagaCCCAAGaaactttattttcaagatcttatttttgatattagCTTTATGTCAGGA
The window above is part of the Henningerozyma blattae CBS 6284 chromosome 2, complete genome genome. Proteins encoded here:
- the RIE1 gene encoding Rie1p (similar to Saccharomyces cerevisiae YGR250C; ancestral locus Anc_5.76), with amino-acid sequence MSESTVDYEPEISPSLKVIKSVTRTDSEKSLSKSDNCESENTLVSQYSPSDSNQDLEKHSKVLEQLASTNKITVRINWNYSIDDINDKKNNYEHNSDNNSNEIITNIKNQHIELITQIESLIKSSRGMLIETSAIEDYEFLSDKRRLEFLKENINIFTFEQGSKEFASSAKNKSDSGTYTYHVVLQGQTKKSEIFDKLSNDIKNVLIESENLVQRWSISINKHALTHPGNLYIRGIPKDLTIDDLKPIFDTFGKVLSLKIICDLITGESLGYGFISFKLGSEASNCINKLNGTAMNGSTLFINYHVERKEREKVFWNNFKENNDDNKFKGIFIGNIPKYKNNKQLVTTKEIIEKITKYLEDVVPNASIISFYFPKQCPPNVGDNPQIEGLDKIKDEENRNKEDVEDDDTITDDDSTAVVSKQNSDSLPFDDDETLKGYGFIKFQEHEHAIDAMTKLEDLRLFGNKLIINKAIQSKYYKNFNGFVPRLEARHSEPFSTRSDYPLPRRRASDNTFVSRNSNSMFPPNATFFQGQPNIIAPTFFENTIPPAFLTPFGHLTLPNNGMPISSTTQTQTSTSTTATTPPLDPLFIPNQIMPRKSYISPFYSYGNMAALNNGYMPNTIAYTSGGNTSPDRVENEIKVNSNSNNNASSGNNLNVSINNNNSNSNNNNNNNSNGNGNNNSNSNKSHGHKNIHHNHSHSTNNIRNSISMIHLNQQGQLRPSQDQTVYQTFAFNNHNNGNASNNIITTNNHSNGIHSANNSNNNNMGHNNMHNNLNNNVMNNLNTNINNNGMSNISNMRKYSIPSPTNDQQESNIYIKHLPLSWVDHDLYKFYEKFGPVISAKIITVGGSKIKANNPTNNAVNGNEKDAGHLELPIGASKGYGFVYFKNPLDASKAVMSTDGIKLFDDHILSVSFAQKKDKKFKNKFFINFDFLTLKSKY
- the CPD1 gene encoding 2',3'-cyclic-nucleotide 3'-phosphodiesterase (similar to Saccharomyces cerevisiae CPD1 (YGR247W); ancestral locus Anc_5.79), which produces MAIALWFCPPRSSPTYESLNQLIVSLQSLFPSSPVFEPHITITSNLICNNDDDVNKILTSCVASINSIKPLLNINNNTNSSTSNNHTPSSIRLSSDSSYSFQDQYSSSRKKYILPLVSLNGCSIGKKYFRKVVLECTPNKYLYSIAQIMRELYVERDTTITATNEVITARDKAMKWLHEEFNPHVSLLYSDSYSISPAFVKVIQQRIEDSLDVELAAIDNTNNKNQIQSWSFDHIPFQSWGLPGTFKIVRCEGPVEKWEVLGKADVI